Below is a genomic region from Flexibacter flexilis DSM 6793.
CTGCAATCGCACCAATTTTGATTGGTGTACGAAGCCAATTCATGCCCTCGCCTGCTGTGTTTACGGCTACGGCCACAGGGGCAGCATCATTCAATTTCGGATAAGAAACAATACCCGTCATTACCAAACCAACCAACACATAAATAACCGTACACACGGCCAACGAACCTAAAATAGCCCAAGGCATATCTTTTTGAGGGTTTTTGGCTTCTTGCGCAGCAGTCGAAACGGCATCGAAGCCCACATACGCAAAGAAAATAACGCCAGCGGCACGGAACACACCGCTCCAACCGAAATGGCCAAATTCGCCTTGATTTTCAGGAATAAACGGATGCCAGTTTTCGGGCACTACGTAACTGATACCAAAAGCAATGAAAAGCAAAATCACGACAACTTTCACGAATACAATAACATTGTTAAAGTTTGCCGATTCTTTGATACCCGTTACCAAAAGTGCAGTCATTACCAAAATAATGAACACGGCAGGGAAATTAACAATCGCACCCGTAGAAGACCATTGTCCAGTAGCGGTGTCGTAAGCAAAAGGGGCACTCGAAATGGCTTGCGGAACAGTAACGCCCCAGTCTTTGAGGAAACTGACCACATAGCCCGACCAACCAACGGCCACCGTAGAAGCTCCGAACAAATATTCCAAAATCAAATCCCAGCCAATAATCCAAGCGATAAACTCGCCCAAAGTCGCATACGCATACGTGTAAGCACTTCCCGCAATCGGAATCATAGAGGCAAATTCGGCATAACAAAGCCCCGCAAAAGCGCAGGCAATCGCCGCGACCATAAATGAAAGAACTACCGCAGGCCCCGAATAGTTGGCGGCTGCTTGTCCTGTAAGAACGAAAATACCCGCCCCAATAATAGCACCGATACCCAACGAAACGAGAT
It encodes:
- a CDS encoding amino acid permease, giving the protein MANLFATKSLTKLLSESSDEHNSLKRTLGRWNLVSLGIGAIIGAGIFVLTGQAAANYSGPAVVLSFMVAAIACAFAGLCYAEFASMIPIAGSAYTYAYATLGEFIAWIIGWDLILEYLFGASTVAVGWSGYVVSFLKDWGVTVPQAISSAPFAYDTATGQWSSTGAIVNFPAVFIILVMTALLVTGIKESANFNNVIVFVKVVVILLFIAFGISYVVPENWHPFIPENQGEFGHFGWSGVFRAAGVIFFAYVGFDAVSTAAQEAKNPQKDMPWAILGSLAVCTVIYVLVGLVMTGIVSYPKLNDAAPVAVAVNTAGEGMNWLRTPIKIGAIAGLSSVVLVMLMGQPRIFFAMSRDGLLPASFSKVHPKYQTPYVTTIISGSVAALVAGLFPINILGELVSIGTLLAFVIVCGGILVLRYKRPDINRPFKTPLFPVLPILGILSSLGVMATLPGDTWLRLIIWMVLGIVIYFAYGRKHSKVSNQPAE